Proteins from one Terriglobia bacterium genomic window:
- a CDS encoding SagB/ThcOx family dehydrogenase yields the protein MKRSRAWGKHSAWLALILCLSVLCPLASWSQEFKPVPLPSPQTTGGRPLMQALKDRQSSRTFSGEKLPLQVLSNLLWAGFGVNRPGEGKRTAPSAVDWQETDIYVATADGLYVYDAKQNQLNPVVRGDLRAQTGMQDFVKDAAVNLVYVADLAKTKSSSGDRDMFVAADVGFIAQNVYLYCASEGLATVVRGSIDRPALAKAMHLRADQRIMLAQSVGYPKK from the coding sequence ATGAAACGGTCGCGCGCTTGGGGAAAACATTCGGCATGGTTGGCGTTGATTCTGTGTTTGTCGGTCCTGTGTCCGCTGGCAAGCTGGTCGCAGGAATTCAAGCCGGTCCCGCTGCCGAGCCCGCAAACCACTGGAGGCCGGCCGCTGATGCAGGCGCTCAAGGACCGGCAGTCTTCTCGCACTTTCAGCGGGGAGAAGCTGCCCTTGCAGGTACTGTCCAATTTGCTGTGGGCGGGCTTCGGAGTGAATCGCCCGGGAGAGGGCAAGCGGACCGCGCCTTCCGCTGTGGATTGGCAGGAAACCGACATTTACGTCGCCACCGCGGACGGGCTTTACGTTTATGACGCCAAGCAGAACCAGCTGAACCCTGTGGTGCGCGGCGACCTGCGCGCGCAGACGGGAATGCAAGACTTTGTGAAGGACGCGGCCGTGAACCTGGTGTACGTAGCCGATCTTGCCAAGACAAAGTCCAGTTCCGGCGACCGCGACATGTTTGTCGCCGCCGATGTGGGCTTCATCGCTCAGAATGTCTACCTCTACTGCGCGTCGGAGGGCCTGGCCACGGTGGTCCGTGGCAGCATTGACCGGCCGGCGCTGGCCAAGGCCATGCATCTGCGTGCCGACCAGAGAATCATGCTGGCGCAGAGTGTGGGATATCCGAAGAAGTGA
- a CDS encoding DUF6338 family protein, producing MSLSLEALTILIILLPGFLCARILQALCVRPQLTDMDKILEALLYSFLIYVTFNVVVGSLEIRTKHLLILAAISVCWAMFITVLWTHDLVGKTLRPLRITQRTSRETVWLNTLHEYSNYVLVELNDGRLILGWVGFYSNAAPFSLFLTDAAWVTPEGEQIDIKGPGILISDSCGIKTMSFLEGIDTRKGRQ from the coding sequence ATGTCACTGAGCCTTGAGGCTCTAACAATACTGATCATCCTGCTTCCTGGGTTCCTGTGTGCGCGCATCCTGCAGGCCCTTTGTGTGCGCCCGCAACTCACCGATATGGATAAGATTTTGGAAGCTTTGTTGTACAGCTTTCTGATCTATGTCACGTTCAATGTAGTTGTTGGGAGTTTAGAGATCCGCACAAAGCATCTCTTGATCTTGGCGGCAATCTCAGTTTGCTGGGCTATGTTTATCACTGTGCTCTGGACGCACGATTTGGTCGGGAAGACCCTTAGGCCATTGCGGATTACACAACGCACGAGTCGTGAAACAGTTTGGCTCAATACTCTTCATGAGTACAGCAACTACGTGTTGGTAGAACTGAACGACGGGCGGCTGATACTCGGTTGGGTGGGATTTTACTCTAACGCCGCACCATTCTCTCTGTTCTTGACAGATGCCGCATGGGTTACGCCTGAAGGTGAACAGATTGATATTAAGGGTCCCGGAATTCTCATATCGGATTCTTGCGGCATAAAGACGATGAGCTTTCTGGAAGGGATCGACACTCGAAAGGGGCGACAATAG
- the gpmI gene encoding 2,3-bisphosphoglycerate-independent phosphoglycerate mutase: MNRPLVLIILDGWGYAPPSPANAIALARKPNYDRLLNEFPNTLIQTSGRAVGLPAGQMGNSEVGHLNIGAGRVVYMDITKIDLMIENGELYSNPVLLNAIKNARSGGRQLHFCGLLSDGGVHSHQNHLYALLRMAKQNGVDRVFVHCFMDGRDTLPTNGAGYIELLQKQMRELGVGKVATVSGRYYAMDRDKKWDRELKAFDAMVAGKAEGGEYVDPVQGMKDAYNRGVTDEFVIPFTCVNNLGQPTAVVRDDDSVINFNFRADRARQITRCLARESGLTATGGRDLPDAEALDAVILRGRVPKNLKYVCMTQYDKQFTLPFVVQPDFLKNILANVMADHQLRNLRVAETEKYAHVTYFFNGGIETPFPGEERILVPSQKVATYDLKPEMSAAGIAENVIKAVNDSAFDVIIVNFANADMVGHSGQIPPTIKAVETVDGCLGGIYDAVRQRGGVMLVTADHGNAEQMIDPATGGPHTAHTTNPVPFIVISEDAQKFGLRQDGSLQDISPTVLGMLGFPQPKEMTGKDLRVKKTS; this comes from the coding sequence ATGAACCGTCCCTTGGTCCTCATCATCCTCGACGGCTGGGGTTATGCGCCGCCGTCCCCGGCCAACGCCATCGCGCTGGCGCGCAAGCCCAACTATGATCGCCTGCTCAACGAATTTCCCAACACGCTGATCCAGACCAGCGGACGCGCCGTCGGGCTGCCGGCGGGGCAGATGGGTAACAGTGAGGTCGGCCACTTGAACATTGGCGCCGGACGCGTGGTGTACATGGACATCACCAAGATTGACTTGATGATCGAGAACGGCGAGCTTTACTCCAACCCGGTGTTGCTCAACGCCATCAAGAACGCGCGCAGCGGCGGGCGGCAGCTCCACTTCTGCGGGCTGCTCTCTGACGGCGGCGTGCATTCACACCAGAACCATCTTTACGCGTTGCTGCGCATGGCCAAACAGAATGGAGTGGACCGCGTGTTCGTCCACTGCTTCATGGACGGACGCGACACGCTGCCCACCAACGGCGCCGGCTACATTGAACTTCTGCAAAAACAGATGCGTGAGCTGGGCGTGGGCAAGGTGGCCACGGTGAGCGGCCGCTACTACGCCATGGACCGCGACAAAAAATGGGACCGCGAGCTGAAAGCCTTTGACGCGATGGTCGCCGGCAAGGCCGAGGGCGGAGAGTACGTTGATCCCGTGCAGGGGATGAAAGATGCCTACAACCGCGGGGTGACCGACGAGTTCGTCATACCGTTCACCTGCGTCAACAATCTGGGGCAGCCCACGGCAGTGGTCCGCGATGACGATTCCGTCATCAACTTCAACTTCCGCGCCGACCGCGCCCGCCAGATCACGCGCTGCCTGGCGCGCGAGAGCGGCCTCACCGCCACCGGCGGCCGCGACTTGCCCGATGCCGAGGCACTGGACGCTGTTATCCTGCGCGGCCGCGTGCCGAAAAACCTGAAGTACGTTTGCATGACGCAGTATGACAAGCAGTTCACGCTGCCCTTTGTGGTGCAGCCGGATTTTCTCAAGAACATTCTGGCCAACGTGATGGCCGACCATCAGCTCCGCAATCTGCGCGTTGCGGAGACGGAAAAATACGCTCACGTCACATATTTCTTCAATGGCGGAATTGAGACGCCGTTCCCCGGTGAAGAGCGCATCTTGGTGCCTTCGCAAAAAGTGGCTACGTATGACCTGAAGCCGGAGATGTCCGCGGCCGGCATCGCGGAGAACGTGATCAAAGCGGTGAACGACTCGGCTTTCGATGTCATCATCGTCAACTTTGCCAATGCCGACATGGTGGGCCACTCCGGGCAGATTCCGCCGACCATCAAAGCCGTGGAGACCGTGGACGGCTGCCTGGGCGGGATTTACGACGCCGTCCGCCAGCGCGGTGGAGTCATGCTGGTCACCGCCGACCACGGCAACGCCGAGCAGATGATTGACCCGGCCACCGGCGGCCCGCACACCGCGCATACCACCAACCCGGTGCCGTTCATCGTGATCAGTGAAGATGCGCAGAAATTTGGGCTGCGGCAGGATGGGTCTTTACAAGATATTTCGCCGACCGTGCTGGGCATGCTGGGCTTCCCGCAACCGAAAGAAATGACGGGGAAGGATCTGCGGGTGAAGAAGACGTCTTGA
- a CDS encoding D-2-hydroxyacid dehydrogenase: protein MKILIVHYHRFELWHAPAWLRERLQKTFPDFQFVQLQSYDRVPEEIVDAEVFIGWSLRPEQFVAAKKLRWIHSPAAAVHQLMFPDLVRSNVLLTNSSSVHGPVVAEHAIAVMLALAKRLPQAMQYQAKKVWSQEILWNERPRPREVAGATVAVVGMGGIGREFTRLAKALGMRVLAVREDVSKGAGGADAVFSGAQIDEVLPQADYVLLCTPVTPATTHIINAARLQKMKPEAYLMNVARGPLIDEPALVAALKDRRIAGAGLDVFVEEPLPPDSPFWSLDNVLITPHSAAVTEQLWERHYELIVENLNRFLAGEPLLNAVNTKRGY from the coding sequence TTGAAAATCTTAATCGTCCACTACCACCGCTTTGAACTCTGGCACGCGCCCGCGTGGCTGCGTGAACGCCTGCAGAAGACTTTCCCGGACTTCCAGTTCGTCCAGCTCCAATCGTATGACCGTGTGCCGGAAGAGATCGTGGACGCTGAAGTTTTCATCGGCTGGTCGCTGCGCCCGGAGCAATTCGTGGCCGCAAAGAAACTACGCTGGATCCACTCGCCCGCTGCCGCCGTGCATCAACTGATGTTCCCGGATTTGGTCCGCAGCAACGTGCTGCTGACCAACTCCAGCAGCGTGCATGGGCCGGTGGTGGCCGAGCACGCCATCGCCGTGATGCTGGCCCTGGCCAAGCGGCTGCCGCAGGCCATGCAATATCAGGCGAAGAAAGTGTGGTCGCAGGAGATTCTGTGGAATGAGCGCCCGCGTCCGCGTGAAGTGGCCGGCGCGACCGTGGCGGTGGTCGGCATGGGCGGCATTGGACGCGAATTTACGCGGCTGGCCAAGGCGCTGGGCATGCGCGTGCTCGCCGTGCGTGAAGACGTGAGCAAAGGCGCCGGCGGCGCCGACGCGGTCTTCAGTGGGGCGCAGATTGACGAAGTCCTGCCGCAAGCCGACTACGTGTTGCTATGCACGCCGGTCACGCCCGCGACAACACACATCATCAACGCCGCGCGCTTACAGAAGATGAAGCCTGAAGCGTACTTGATGAACGTTGCCCGCGGCCCGCTGATTGACGAACCGGCGCTGGTCGCCGCACTCAAAGACCGGCGCATCGCCGGCGCCGGGCTGGACGTCTTCGTGGAAGAGCCGTTGCCCCCGGATTCGCCTTTCTGGTCGCTGGACAATGTTTTGATCACGCCGCACAGTGCCGCCGTCACCGAGCAACTGTGGGAACGGCACTATGAGTTGATCGTCGAAAACCTGAATCGTTTTCTGGCCGGCGAGCCGCTGCTCAACGCGGTGAATACGAAGCGGGGATACTAG
- a CDS encoding DinB family protein, with product MTEHNLQDTVSLLARTPVALNALLRNLPETWTLRNEGDSTWSVFDVVVHLIHAERTDWMARVKRILESGESKPFEPFDRQGQIRESRGKSLEQALDEFARVRSENLDALRALNLQPQDLERRGRHPVFGAVALSQLLATWATHDLTHLHQISRIMAHQYRDAVGPWNTYLGVLKCAGHSSE from the coding sequence ATGACGGAACATAACCTGCAAGACACAGTCTCTTTGCTGGCTCGCACGCCAGTCGCACTCAATGCCCTGCTACGCAATCTCCCGGAAACCTGGACGTTGCGAAATGAAGGTGACAGCACCTGGAGCGTGTTCGATGTGGTGGTGCATCTGATTCACGCGGAACGCACGGATTGGATGGCCCGCGTGAAGAGGATCCTGGAATCCGGCGAGAGCAAGCCGTTCGAGCCCTTTGATCGCCAGGGACAGATACGAGAAAGCCGAGGCAAATCACTGGAGCAGGCGCTGGATGAATTCGCGCGCGTGCGGTCCGAGAACCTGGACGCATTGCGTGCGTTGAATCTGCAGCCGCAGGACCTGGAGCGTCGCGGACGGCATCCGGTTTTCGGAGCCGTTGCGCTTTCCCAGTTGCTGGCGACCTGGGCGACTCATGACTTAACTCATCTGCACCAGATTTCAAGGATTATGGCCCACCAATACCGGGATGCGGTGGGCCCTTGGAACACATACCTTGGGGTACTCAAATGTGCCGGCCACAGCTCTGAGTGA
- the thiS gene encoding sulfur carrier protein ThiS, translating to MTLHINGEPRTFPNGLTVAGLVAHLGMKADRVAVELNLEIVPRTNWEATVLKDGDKLEIVHFVGGGSGSAFNS from the coding sequence ATGACTCTCCACATCAACGGCGAACCGCGGACATTCCCTAACGGCCTGACCGTTGCCGGGCTTGTCGCCCATCTCGGGATGAAGGCCGACCGCGTTGCGGTGGAACTGAATCTGGAGATTGTCCCGCGAACCAACTGGGAAGCAACGGTTCTCAAAGACGGAGACAAGCTGGAGATCGTGCACTTCGTCGGCGGCGGCAGCGGCTCTGCCTTCAATTCGTAA
- a CDS encoding MerR family transcriptional regulator: MEQQFTSAQVVRLTGITPRQLQWWDERGVVVPRREGRRRLYSADDITEIAVICALRRKGFPLQRVRRIIKFLQKEFGRRLAEAVSSGSEYHLLTDGKRIYLEDSDRRVIDVLKNSRQPLLGVCLNDAVREVHAEIFNRRPAQSHSGRGPRRRKSS; this comes from the coding sequence ATGGAGCAGCAGTTTACATCGGCGCAGGTGGTCAGGCTGACGGGCATTACGCCGCGCCAGCTGCAATGGTGGGATGAGCGTGGCGTCGTGGTCCCGCGGCGCGAAGGCCGCCGCCGTTTGTACTCCGCCGACGACATCACGGAGATCGCCGTCATCTGCGCTCTGCGCCGCAAGGGATTTCCCTTGCAGCGCGTGCGCCGCATCATCAAGTTCCTGCAGAAGGAATTTGGGCGGCGTCTGGCGGAAGCCGTAAGCTCCGGTTCCGAATACCACCTGCTTACGGACGGCAAGCGGATTTACCTGGAAGACTCCGACCGCCGGGTGATTGACGTCCTCAAGAACTCGCGCCAGCCCTTGCTGGGTGTCTGTCTGAATGACGCGGTGCGGGAAGTGCACGCTGAAATTTTCAACCGCCGGCCGGCGCAGTCGCACTCGGGACGCGGCCCGCGGCGGCGCAAAAGTTCGTAA
- the ribB gene encoding 3,4-dihydroxy-2-butanone-4-phosphate synthase, whose amino-acid sequence MPTSAAFTDVPTAIEEIRAGRMIIVVDDEDRENEGDLTLAAEKVTPEAINFMAKYGRGLVCLAMTPERLDYLRLGPMTKENTSPYGTAFYESIEARVGVTTGISAHDRARTIQVAIDPMSRAADLVRPGHVFPLCARKGGVLVRAGQTEASVDLARMAGLVPAGVICEIMKDDGTMARVPDLMEFCRQHELKMLTVAELIRYRMENERYVLRVGEAMLPTSHGEFRMIAYESQLGGESHVALVRGDVEHATSPVLVRMHAHCLAGDVFGAALCDCHTVLDRSLEMIAREGTGALIYLHQTSKGFNVGDEKRLVFHREVREPATAAHQRKTQREIGLGAQILSDLNLKSIRLLTNHPKRVAALEGFGIKITEQVPIPTEKTVEKAR is encoded by the coding sequence ATGCCCACATCCGCCGCATTTACTGACGTTCCCACCGCCATTGAAGAAATCCGCGCCGGGCGCATGATTATTGTGGTGGACGACGAAGACCGCGAAAACGAAGGCGATCTCACGCTGGCCGCGGAAAAGGTCACGCCGGAAGCCATCAACTTTATGGCCAAGTACGGCCGCGGGCTGGTCTGCCTGGCCATGACGCCGGAGCGCCTGGACTACCTGCGGCTGGGGCCTATGACCAAGGAAAACACGTCGCCTTACGGTACGGCGTTTTACGAAAGCATTGAAGCGCGCGTGGGCGTGACCACCGGCATTTCCGCGCATGATCGCGCGCGGACGATCCAAGTGGCGATTGATCCCATGAGCCGCGCCGCCGATCTGGTCCGCCCCGGACACGTCTTCCCTCTCTGCGCGCGCAAAGGCGGCGTGCTGGTTCGCGCCGGACAGACCGAAGCTTCCGTGGACCTGGCGCGCATGGCCGGTCTGGTCCCCGCCGGCGTGATCTGCGAGATCATGAAAGACGATGGCACCATGGCCCGCGTCCCAGACCTGATGGAGTTCTGCCGCCAGCATGAGCTCAAAATGCTGACCGTCGCCGAGTTGATCCGCTATCGCATGGAAAACGAGCGCTACGTGCTGCGCGTGGGCGAAGCCATGCTGCCGACCAGCCACGGCGAATTCCGCATGATCGCCTATGAGAGCCAGTTGGGCGGCGAATCGCACGTGGCCCTGGTGCGCGGCGACGTGGAACACGCCACCTCACCGGTGCTGGTCCGCATGCACGCCCACTGCCTGGCGGGAGACGTGTTTGGCGCCGCGCTCTGCGACTGCCACACCGTGCTGGACCGCTCACTGGAGATGATTGCCCGCGAAGGCACCGGCGCGCTGATCTACCTGCACCAGACTTCCAAAGGCTTCAACGTGGGCGATGAAAAACGGCTGGTGTTTCATCGCGAAGTGCGCGAACCTGCCACGGCCGCCCACCAGAGAAAGACGCAACGGGAAATCGGGCTGGGCGCGCAGATCTTGTCGGACCTGAATCTGAAATCCATACGTTTGCTGACCAACCATCCCAAGCGCGTGGCCGCGCTGGAAGGCTTTGGGATCAAGATCACCGAACAGGTGCCGATCCCGACGGAAAAGACCGTAGAAAAAGCCCGCTAA
- a CDS encoding glycerophosphodiester phosphodiesterase, whose amino-acid sequence MADKLLLLGHRGARRYAAENTLAAFDLALDHGAHGFEFDVRRTRDLHTVLVHDPKLHGLVLRRHTLEQVEDRCRHLHHLPPPSLEDVLDRYSRTAFLNIEVKVRGIEELVVRAVRRTRPHHYFISSFLPSVVKRLHRLDRNLVLGALAQTGWQLRRWKVLPAQYVVPHYRLLTPRLMEKLHDAGRKVVTWTVNDPRHMRRAAELGVDGIISDDTKLLVATLG is encoded by the coding sequence TTGGCCGATAAGCTGCTTCTTCTGGGACATCGCGGCGCGCGGCGTTACGCGGCGGAAAACACTCTCGCCGCTTTCGACCTGGCCTTGGACCACGGCGCCCACGGCTTTGAGTTTGACGTCCGCCGCACCCGGGACCTCCACACCGTTCTGGTCCACGACCCCAAACTCCACGGCCTGGTCCTGCGCCGCCACACGCTGGAACAAGTTGAAGACCGCTGCCGGCATCTGCATCATCTGCCGCCGCCGTCATTGGAAGATGTGCTCGATCGCTACAGCCGCACGGCGTTTCTCAATATTGAAGTCAAAGTCCGCGGCATTGAGGAACTGGTAGTGCGAGCGGTGCGCCGCACGCGCCCCCACCACTACTTCATATCGTCGTTCTTGCCGAGCGTGGTCAAGCGGCTGCATCGGTTGGACCGCAATCTTGTTCTGGGTGCGCTGGCGCAGACTGGGTGGCAACTTCGCCGCTGGAAGGTTCTGCCCGCGCAGTATGTGGTCCCGCACTATCGCCTGCTGACGCCACGGCTGATGGAAAAGCTCCATGACGCCGGCCGAAAAGTCGTTACCTGGACTGTCAACGACCCTCGCCATATGCGGCGCGCCGCCGAGCTGGGCGTGGACGGCATTATCTCTGACGACACAAAGCTGCTGGTGGCGACGTTGGGGTAG
- a CDS encoding 2-oxoacid:acceptor oxidoreductase subunit alpha has translation MATFDVGLQERSAQSTHPRRTVNDFSIQVATVNGSGSQSANSVLLRSIFQMGVPVSGKNLFPSNIAGLPTWYTIRASKQGYVARKKEIDFLVAMNAETAQEDTMSLGSGTVCVYDEPLNLSALRSDVTFYPVPFDKLVAQVCPDAKLRRLVKNMIYVGVVDFLLDIDLDESVKAVAKQFSTKKKAADLNTAAVRAGYDYAKATFTKQDAFFIEPMNENQGKIIIEGNAAAALGCMFAGVTVVTWYPITPSTSLIESLIDLLKTYRIGPDGKATFAVVQSEDELAAIGMVLGAGWAGARSMTSTSGPGISLMGEFVGLGYYAEIPGVIFDVQRVGPSTGLPTRTAQGDILTCAFLSHGDTKHIMLLPSSVEECYTMAMDAFDLAEKFQTPVFVMMDLDLGMNSWMSKPFQYPDKPIDRGKVLNAADLERLGGFSRYKDVDGDAIPYRTLPGTPHKAAAYFTRGSGHNERAQYSERADDYTNNMDRLSRKFDTARKFVPAPVKEVSGTSKTGIIAYGTSHWAVAEALDQLIKEHGIKADYLRLRAFPFNQDVHEFIRNHDVVYVVEQNRDGQMHELLKLDAAPDQVTKLRRVLHYNGLPIDARSVSDEIVRQEAK, from the coding sequence ATGGCAACTTTTGATGTAGGTTTACAGGAACGCTCGGCGCAAAGCACGCACCCGCGCCGCACCGTGAACGATTTCAGCATCCAGGTGGCCACCGTGAACGGTTCAGGTTCACAGTCGGCCAACAGCGTGCTGTTGCGCAGTATTTTCCAGATGGGCGTACCGGTTTCCGGCAAGAACCTTTTCCCCTCGAACATCGCGGGGCTGCCCACTTGGTACACCATACGCGCCAGCAAGCAGGGCTACGTTGCCCGCAAGAAGGAAATTGATTTCCTGGTGGCCATGAACGCGGAGACCGCCCAGGAAGACACCATGTCGCTGGGCAGCGGGACCGTCTGCGTGTATGACGAGCCGCTGAATCTCTCGGCGCTGCGCAGTGACGTCACCTTCTACCCCGTGCCGTTTGACAAACTGGTGGCCCAGGTCTGCCCGGACGCCAAGCTGCGCCGCCTGGTCAAGAACATGATCTACGTGGGCGTGGTGGACTTTCTGCTGGACATTGATCTCGACGAATCTGTGAAAGCGGTGGCCAAGCAGTTTTCCACCAAGAAAAAAGCCGCTGACCTGAACACGGCCGCCGTCCGCGCCGGCTACGACTACGCCAAGGCCACTTTCACCAAGCAGGACGCATTCTTCATTGAGCCCATGAATGAGAACCAGGGCAAGATCATTATTGAAGGCAACGCCGCCGCGGCCCTGGGGTGTATGTTCGCCGGCGTGACCGTAGTGACCTGGTACCCAATTACGCCCTCCACCTCGCTGATTGAGTCGCTGATTGATCTGCTCAAGACCTACCGCATTGGCCCGGACGGCAAAGCCACCTTCGCCGTGGTGCAGTCGGAAGACGAACTGGCGGCCATCGGCATGGTCCTGGGCGCGGGATGGGCGGGCGCCCGGTCCATGACGTCCACCTCCGGTCCCGGCATCTCGCTCATGGGCGAGTTCGTGGGCCTTGGTTACTACGCGGAAATTCCCGGCGTGATCTTTGACGTTCAGCGCGTCGGCCCGTCCACCGGGCTGCCTACGCGCACCGCGCAGGGCGACATTCTGACCTGTGCGTTCCTTTCCCACGGTGACACTAAGCACATCATGCTGCTGCCCTCATCGGTGGAAGAGTGCTACACCATGGCCATGGACGCCTTTGACCTGGCGGAAAAATTCCAGACTCCGGTCTTCGTCATGATGGACTTGGATTTGGGCATGAACAGCTGGATGTCCAAACCGTTCCAGTATCCGGATAAGCCGATCGATCGCGGCAAGGTTCTGAACGCGGCCGACCTGGAGCGGCTGGGTGGGTTCTCCCGCTATAAAGATGTTGATGGCGATGCCATCCCGTATCGCACGCTGCCCGGCACTCCGCACAAGGCGGCTGCCTACTTCACGCGCGGCAGCGGTCACAACGAAAGAGCGCAATACAGCGAGCGCGCTGACGATTACACCAACAACATGGACCGCCTGTCCCGCAAGTTCGACACCGCGCGCAAGTTTGTGCCCGCGCCGGTGAAGGAAGTCAGCGGGACCTCGAAAACGGGGATCATCGCCTACGGCACTTCGCATTGGGCGGTGGCCGAAGCTCTGGACCAACTCATCAAGGAGCATGGCATCAAAGCTGACTACCTGCGCTTGCGCGCCTTCCCCTTCAATCAGGATGTGCACGAATTCATCCGCAACCACGACGTGGTGTACGTGGTGGAACAGAACCGTGACGGGCAGATGCACGAGCTGCTCAAGCTGGACGCGGCGCCTGATCAAGTCACCAAATTGCGGCGCGTGCTGCACTACAACGGACTGCCGATTGATGCGCGGTCCGTGAGCGACGAAATTGTTCGCCAGGAGGCTAAGTAA
- a CDS encoding 2-oxoacid:ferredoxin oxidoreductase subunit beta codes for MSATQTTPAPAPAPKTNHIGLTVLDYRGGKTTLCAGCGHNAISERIIDAAFEMGLAPENVVKLSGIGCSSKSPAYFVSRAHGFNAVHGRMPSVATGVALANHKVMLLGVSGDGDTASIGIGQFVHLMRRNLPLIYIIEDNGVYGLTKGQFSATADLGAKLKSGVINDLAPIDTCALAIQLGATFVARSFSGDKKQLLTLLKAAMAHHGTVMIDVISPCVTFNDHEGSTKSYKYLKDHDEPVQDVGFIPSFETIDVDYDPGTTANVRMHDGSALRLRKLDRDYDATDKVNALKVMAESHEKGEMLTGVFYVNTQAPGFIDLLNVVDQPLGQLPESVVRPPRKVLDEIMAELQ; via the coding sequence ATGTCGGCAACTCAAACTACGCCCGCTCCCGCGCCGGCTCCGAAGACCAACCACATCGGCCTCACCGTTCTCGACTACCGCGGAGGCAAGACTACGCTGTGTGCCGGTTGCGGCCACAACGCTATCTCTGAGCGCATCATTGACGCCGCTTTTGAAATGGGTCTGGCGCCGGAAAACGTGGTCAAGCTGTCGGGCATCGGCTGCTCGTCCAAGAGCCCGGCTTATTTCGTGAGCCGCGCGCACGGCTTCAACGCCGTCCACGGACGCATGCCGTCGGTAGCCACCGGCGTGGCCTTGGCCAACCACAAAGTCATGCTGCTCGGCGTCTCCGGCGACGGCGACACCGCTTCCATCGGCATTGGGCAGTTCGTCCACCTGATGCGGCGCAATCTTCCGCTGATCTACATCATTGAAGACAACGGCGTGTACGGTCTCACCAAAGGCCAGTTTTCCGCCACCGCCGACCTGGGCGCGAAATTGAAGAGCGGCGTGATCAACGACCTCGCTCCGATCGACACCTGCGCGCTGGCCATCCAGTTGGGCGCAACTTTTGTGGCCCGTTCGTTCTCCGGCGACAAGAAACAGCTGCTTACTCTGCTGAAAGCCGCCATGGCCCACCATGGCACGGTGATGATTGACGTGATCTCGCCTTGCGTGACCTTCAACGACCACGAAGGCTCCACCAAGTCCTACAAGTACCTGAAAGACCATGACGAGCCGGTGCAGGACGTGGGCTTCATCCCCAGCTTCGAAACCATTGACGTGGATTACGATCCCGGCACCACCGCCAACGTCCGCATGCATGACGGCTCGGCCTTGCGCCTGCGCAAGCTGGACCGCGACTACGACGCCACCGACAAGGTCAACGCCTTGAAAGTGATGGCGGAAAGCCATGAGAAAGGCGAGATGCTGACCGGCGTCTTTTACGTAAACACCCAGGCGCCGGGATTCATTGATCTGCTCAACGTGGTGGACCAGCCGCTGGGCCAGCTGCCGGAGAGCGTGGTGCGTCCGCCCAGGAAAGTGCTGGACGAGATCATGGCGGAACTGCAGTAG
- a CDS encoding (2Fe-2S)-binding protein, translating to MHNPGPLFRPFDKLIKIKLGDKEFEVPEGNMLLRGMQYLAAEDVSYGRFCWNEECQYCRVNYDLGPGTQVRTALSCKLMVQEGMRVTEMAQEITYCLRSLGLGKKPK from the coding sequence ATGCACAATCCGGGGCCGTTGTTTCGCCCGTTCGACAAGCTCATCAAGATCAAGCTCGGCGACAAGGAGTTTGAAGTCCCGGAAGGGAACATGCTCTTGCGCGGCATGCAGTACCTGGCCGCGGAAGATGTCTCCTACGGACGTTTCTGCTGGAATGAAGAATGCCAGTATTGTCGCGTCAACTATGATCTGGGCCCGGGGACGCAGGTGCGCACCGCTCTCTCCTGCAAGCTGATGGTCCAGGAAGGCATGCGGGTGACGGAGATGGCGCAGGAAATTACTTATTGTCTAAGAAGCCTTGGATTGGGTAAGAAGCCGAAATAG